One Rosa chinensis cultivar Old Blush chromosome 3, RchiOBHm-V2, whole genome shotgun sequence DNA window includes the following coding sequences:
- the LOC112191322 gene encoding centrosomal protein of 290 kDa isoform X3, with the protein MEEMISDLKESEVDQIALAEAFESLLARCKQIGDQFILTRSTISTRFKELQTREEEIGRREKLLEEKESGFKSKEEELDAIEEGITEKLLEFEEGKTQLERLNFSIDDKERRVLEVEELIRVKERECDLIENRIEKGTNMMIRIEESIKEMDLKVKGFDLHKKEMEDWSSKLELKEKELERLFEKLRLKEALLEPNVVELHVLANSVEECLNEAQRREREVELKERRVESRVKEVELAEMRVNECLNEGQRKEREVELKERRVESRVKEVELAEMRVNECLNEAHRKEKEVESKVKELELTEMRVKERLNKVELKEEHLCLMEKLMEENKRRLDVLMKTSEELEKHLDSLQKSVEERERNLDLVSDELKGKEREFQQRAEALELNWAQFDSPGKIQQLEYTPGVDNAVVSSSVTNNISSFVKADEPESSLSKNAASFLSSNLQPNATSDEGYVPGFLNENLSGNNFIDNELAASLRLLQDPAKLVLYNMQKSLDQYLRNGYFEESIMSGNLSILKELMSISPHVGPHLKVDATYLASQWKTKMRGNTKNSVESLAFLLFITLYGLVSMLNVDEIVKLLGLISQNKRALELCQTHAFAVKIADLIHSLIERKQLPVAVRCICMLKFTDMLPLVPLLEEYVQDAMESFKEICGLRITPDEKVKIFKKQIADARALVQCLKDYNLGSEHPSNAIEIQIVQLETLAENWKLLVPPLCPSIIDQHKDGKRKKHNTSTSDPEFQPQQQRKMKIVFRGIGP; encoded by the exons ATGGAAGAGATGATCTCGGATTTGAAAGAATCGGAGGTAGACCAAATTGCTCTGGCCGAAGCATTCGAGAGTTTGCTAGCCCGCTGCAAGCAAATTGGGGACCAGTTCATCTTGACCCGGAGCACAATCTCGACCCGGTTTAAGGAGCTCCAGACCCGCGAGGAGGAAATTGGGCGCCGGGAGAAGCTTCTGGAAGAGAAAGAGTCCGGCTTTAAGTCGAAGGAGGAGGAGTTGGATGCAATTGAGGAGGGCATTACAGAGAAGCTACTGGAGTTTGAAGAAGGTAAGACCCAATTGGAAAGACTTAATTTTTCGATTGATGATAAAGAGAGGAGGGTTTTGGAAGTTGAGGAATTGATTAGGGTAAAAGAGAGGGAGTGTGATTTGATCGAAAATCGTATCGAAAAGGGTACCAATATGATGATTAGGATTGAGGAGAGTATTAAAGAAATGGATTTGAAGGTGAAAGGTTTTGACTTGCATAAGAAAGAAATGGAGGATTGGAGCAGTAAGCTTGAATTGAAAGAGAAGGAACTAGAGAGGTTGTTTGAGAAGCTTAGATTGAAAGAGGCGTTATTAGAAccaaatgttgtagagcttcaTGTTCTTGCTAACAGC GTCGAAGAGTGCCTCAATGAAGCTCAAAGGAGGGAGAGGGAAGTTGAATTGAAAGAGAGACGAGTTGAATCAAGAGTTAAGGAAGTTGAGTTGGCTGAGATGAGGGTCAATGAGTGCCTCAATGAAGGTCAGAGGAAAGAGAGGGAAGTTGAATTGAAAGAGAGACGAGTTGAATCAAGAGTTAAGGAAGTTGAGTTGGCTGAGATGAGGGTCAATGAGTGCCTCAATGAAGCTCACAGGAAAGAGAAGGAAGTTGAATCGAAAGTTAAGGAACTTGAGTTGACTGAGATGAGGGTCAAGGAACGCCTCAATAAGGTTGAATTGAAAGAAGAGCATCTTTGTTTAATGGAGAAGTTGatggaagaaaacaaaagacGTTTGGATGTACTCATGAAGACTTCAGAAGAGTTGGAAAAACACTTGGATTCACTCCAAAAGTCGGTGGAAGAGCGCGAAAGGAATTTGGATTTGGTATCTGATGAACTTAAAGGGAAAGAGAGGGAATTTCAACAGCGGGCCGAAGCGCTTGAATTGAACTGGGCGCAATTTGATTCGCCAGGGAAGATTCAGCAGTTGGAATATACACCTGGGGTTGACAATGCGGTTGTTTCTTCATCTG TGACCAACAACATTTCTTCCTTTGTCAAAGCGGACGAACCAGAATCTTCACTGTCTAAAAATGCAGCAAGTTTTCTTTCCTCAAATCTTCAACCAAATGCCACCAGTGATGAAGGATATGTCCCAGGGTTTCTAAATGAGAATTTAAGTGGGAATAATTTCATAGATAATGAATTGGCTGCTTCTCTTCGGTTGTTACAGGACCCAGCTAAACTCGTGTTATATAATATGCAAAAATCCCTTGATCAGTACTTAAGAAATGGATATTTTGAAGAAAGTATAATGTCAGGTAACCTTTCCATATTGAAGGAGCTAATGAGTATTTCACCACATGTTGGACCTCATCTGAAAGTAGATGCAACATATCTAGCATCCCAGTGGAAAACAAAGATGAGAGGCAATACCAAAAATTCAGTGGAGAGTTTGGCATTCTTGTTGTTTATAACTCTGTATGGATTGGTTTCTATGTTGAATGTAGATGAGATAGTAAAGCTTCTTGGGTTGATTTCTCAGAATAAAAGGGCTCTCGAATTATGTCAGACACATGCTTTTGCAGTTAAGATCGCTG ATCTTATTCACAGTCTTATTGAAAGGAAGCAGCTGCCTGTGGCTGTTAGATGTATTTGCATGCTCAAGTTCACTGACATGCTCCCCCTAGTACCACTCCTAGAAGAGTATGTGCAGGATGCAATGGAAAGTTTCAAAGAAATTTGTGGGTTAAGGATTACTCCTGATGAAAAG GTCAAGATTTTTAAAAAACAAATAGCTGATGCAAGAGCTTTGGTTCAATGCCTCAAAGATTACAACCTTGGATCCGAACACCCGTCCAATGCCATTGAAATACAAATAGTTCAGCTGGAAACACTGGCGGAGAATTGGAAACTTTTGGTGCCCCCTCTTTGTCCCAGTATCATTGATCAACACAAGgatggaaaaagaaagaagcataATACTAGCACTTCTGACCCTGAGTTCCAACCACAACAGCAGCGTAAAATGAAGATTGTCTTTCGTGGTATTGGACCCTAG